The Mauremys reevesii isolate NIE-2019 linkage group 13, ASM1616193v1, whole genome shotgun sequence genome contains a region encoding:
- the LOC120380034 gene encoding olfactory receptor 5V1-like: protein MADARNQTDVSEFILLGFSDHPQVQLILFVAFASAYAAALLGNVSIITVICSQPGLHTPMYFFLVNLSLLDIGCVTSTVPQMLKNLLAQKKVISFQGCLAQMYFFTAFLATELLLLTGMAFDRYVAICHPLRYSLVMSWKTCCRLAVGIWASGFLISLPHTLSLLRLSFCGPNIINHFFCELPPLLQLSCSNTSYNQTLALVTDVFLGIGCFLLTLLSYVYIVSSVLKIRSAAGKRKAFSTCSSHVMVVTLFYSTVIYTYVRPPAAYLDRDKAVAALYTMVTPLVNPLIYSLRNKEVKEAFKKLMSGNRG, encoded by the coding sequence ATGGCAGATGCAAGGAACCAAACAGATGTGTCCGAGTTTATTCTGCTGGGTTTTTCTGACCACCCTCAGGTGCAGCTGATACTATTTGTTGCCTTTGCATCTGCCTATGCCGCTGCCCTGCTTGGGAACGTCTCCATCATCACAGTCATCTGTTCGCAGCCTGgactccacacccccatgtacttcttcctagTCAACCTCTCCCTGCTGGACATTGGCTGCGTGACCTCAACCGTGCCACAGATGCTGAAGAACTTGCTGGCCCAAAAGAAGGTTATCTCTTTCCAAGGCTGTCTGGCACAGATGTACTTCTTCACCGCCTTCCTGGCAACGGAGCTGTTGCTGCTGACTGGCATGGCTTTCGACCGCTATGTGGCCATTTGCCACCCCTTGCGCTACTCCCTTGTCATGAGTTGGAAGACCTGCTGCCGCCTGGCAGTAGGCATATGGGCATCGGGCTTCCTAATCTCTCTGCCACATACTCTTTCCTTGCTCCGCTTGTCCTTCTGTGGGCCCAACATTATCAACCACTTCTTCTGTGAGCTACCACCACTGCTGCAGCTGTCTTGCAGCAACACAAGCTACAACCAAACCTTGGCCCTGGTGACGGATGTGTTCCTGGGCATAGGCTGCTTTCTTCTCACCCTCCTCTCCTATGTCTACATTGTCTCTTCTGTCCTGAAAATCCGGTCTGCTGCAGGGAAGCGCAAGGCCTTCTCTACCTGCTCCTCTCATGTGATGGTGGTGACGCTTTTTTATAGCACCGTGATCTACACCTACGTCCGGCCCCCCGCCGCTTATCTGGACAGAGACAAAGCTGTGGCTGCTCTGTACACTATGGTCACTCCCCTTGTCAATCCCCTCATCTACAGCTTGCggaacaaggaggtgaaggaGGCCTTTAAAAAACTTATGAGTGGAAACAGAGGCTGA